A region of Chitinophagales bacterium DNA encodes the following proteins:
- a CDS encoding Uma2 family endonuclease, translating into MNITKLSQLDLTKKYSYADYLLWKIKERVELFKGIIAEMSPAPSTTHQRILLNLTRIFDAYFINHSCSLFFAPVDVRLLNKKQSTKDKDIYNVVQPDLIVVCDEDKIDERGCLGAPDLVVEILSPGNSNKEMNIKYELYEEAGVKEYWMIHPTERQLLIYVLENGKFIGKKPIIETENAISYLFPKLKFPLKKLFVGVK; encoded by the coding sequence ATGAATATCACTAAACTCTCCCAATTAGACCTAACTAAGAAATACTCTTATGCAGACTATCTCTTGTGGAAAATCAAAGAGAGGGTAGAACTGTTTAAAGGAATAATAGCAGAGATGTCCCCTGCGCCGAGTACCACACATCAGCGAATTCTACTTAATCTTACTAGAATTTTTGATGCTTATTTCATTAACCATTCTTGTAGTTTATTTTTTGCGCCCGTCGATGTTCGATTGCTAAACAAAAAACAATCAACTAAAGATAAAGATATCTATAATGTAGTTCAGCCAGACTTGATTGTCGTTTGTGATGAAGATAAAATCGATGAACGAGGCTGCCTAGGTGCACCAGACTTAGTCGTAGAGATCTTGTCGCCAGGCAATTCGAATAAGGAAATGAATATCAAATACGAACTCTACGAAGAAGCAGGTGTTAAAGAATACTGGATGATTCACCCTACAGAGCGCCAATTGCTTATCTATGTATTGGAAAATGGAAAATTTATAGGTAAAAAACCTATAATTGAAACAGAAAATGCCATTTCTTATCTATTTCCAAAATTGAAATTTCCATTGAAGAAATTA